A genome region from Cucumis sativus cultivar 9930 chromosome 4, Cucumber_9930_V3, whole genome shotgun sequence includes the following:
- the LOC101207097 gene encoding AP2-like ethylene-responsive transcription factor PLT2, which yields MGSMNSNNWLSFPLSPTNPSLPPHLQTTTHHSHHFSLGNLENDHNMDIPFQTHEWNLISNQSGGEVPKIADFLGVSKAENETDLIGFNEIHHQSNDTDYLFPITRLVPLHQQQQQQQQQTLTPPPPPSNINLDSSSSSNFDLQDNSNCLQSLTLSMGSGKPSTCETTSTPDNNTTSNNSNNNSNTTLDVTPRRTLDTFGQRTSIYRGVTRHRWTGRYEAHLWDNSCRREGQSRKGRQVYLGGYDKEEKAARAYDLAALKYWGTSTTTNFPISNYEKEVEEMKHMTRQEFVAAIRRKSSGFSRGASMYRGVTRHHQHGRWQARIGRVAGNKDLYLGTFSTEEEAAEAYDIAAIKFRGLNAVTNFDMSRYDVKSILESNTLPIGGGAAKRLKEAQAVESSRKRDEMIALGSSSSSSSCFQYGTSSSSTTNSSHYPNLLQQPNLNIDHHHLQTQPLLSLQNHHDISHYSTHHPSSFHNPSSSYIHHSSDHSSYPNNNNNHPFYGAGYLHNHPALLHGMINMSGGGGGAGAGGGGGGGGASSLDTNNNTNALSHFESNSHGGGGYLGNAFGIGSASGSTAEEYALVKVDYDMPNSGGYGGWTGDSVQGSNAGVFSMWND from the exons aTGGGATCCATGAACTCAAACAATTGGCTTTCATTTCCACTTTCACCCACCAATCCTTCTTTGCCACCACATCTTCAAACCACAACTCATCATTCCCATCATTTCTCTTTGGGAAATTTGGAGAATGATCATAATATGGATATTCCATTTCAAACCCATG AGTGGAATCTGATAAGTAATCAAAGTGGTGGTGAAGTTCCAAAAATAGCAGATTTTTTAGGAGTAAGCAAAGCAGAAAATGAAACAGATCTCATTGGGTTTAATGAAATTCATCATCAAAGTAATGATACAGATTATTTGTTCCCAATCACAAGATTAGTTCCTCttcatcaacaacaacaacaacaacaacaacaaacactcactcctcctcctcctccttctaatataaatcttgactcttcttcttcttctaactTTGACCTTCAAGATAATTCCAACTGTTTACAATCTTTGACTCTCTCGATGGGTAGTGGTAAACCCTCTACTTGTGAAACAACGTCCACCCCTGATAATAATACCACATCCAACAACAGTAACAACAACAGCAATACCACTCTCGACGTCACCCCTCGAAGAACTTTGGACACTTTTGGTCAAAGAACTTCCATTTATCGTGGTGTAACCag GCATAGATGGACCGGAAGGTATGAAGCGCATTTGTGGGATAACAGTTGTAGAAGGGAAGGGCAGTCAAGGAAGGGCAGGCAAG TCTATTTGG GTGGGTAtgataaagaagagaaagctGCTAGGGCTTATGATCTTGCTGCATTGAAATACTGGGGAACATCCACCACCACAAATTTTCCT ATCAGTAACTATGAGAAGGAAGTGGAGGAAATGAAGCACATGACCAGACAAGAATTTGTGGCTGCCATTAGAag GAAAAGCAGTGGATTCTCAAGGGGGGCATCAATGTATCGTGGAGTTACAAg gcACCACCAACATGGAAGATGGCAGGCTAGGATTGGAAGAGTAGCAGGAAACAAAGATCTTTATTTGGGAACTTTCA GTACGGAAGAGGAAGCAGCAGAAGCATATGATATAGCGGCTATAAAATTCAGAGGGCTAAATGCAGTAACAAACTTCGATATGAGTCGTTACGATGTGAAAAGCATATTAGAGAGCAACACGCTTCCAATCGGTGGTGGTGCTGCAAAGCGACTAAAGGAAGCTCAAGCCGTGGAATCGTCTCGAAAGCGAGATGAAATGATTGCATTAGGTTCCTCTTCATCCTCCTCTTCTTGCTTCCAATATGGaacctcttcctcttccacaACTAACTCTTCTCATTATCCTAATTTACTCCAACAACCAAATCTCAATATAGACCATCACCATCTTCAAACCCAACCTTTGCTCTCTCTTCAAAACCACCATGACATTTCTCATTACAGTACTCACCATCCTTCCTCGTTCCAcaacccttcttcttcttacatCCACCATTCATCTGATCATTCCTCTTACcctaacaacaacaacaatcatCCGTTTTACGGTGCTGGGTATCTTCATAATCATCCCGCTTTGCTTCACGGCATGATTAACATGAGCGGCGGAGGTGGTGGCGCCGGCGCCggcggaggaggaggaggtggaGGAGCTTCTAGTTTGGAcactaataataatactaatgcATTGAGTCATTTTGAGAGTAATAGTCATGGAGGGGGAGGTTATCTTGGGAATGCATTTGGGATTGGTTCTGCATCCGGCAGCACAGCGGAGGAATATGCCCTCGTTAAGGTTGACTATGACATGCCTAATTCCGGTGGCTACGGCGGTTGGACCGGGGATTCTGTCCAAGGTTCTAACGCTGGGGTTTTCTCCATGTGGAATGATTGA